In Candidatus Binatia bacterium, the DNA window GATCAAAGCACTCGTCAAGCCGTTACAGGATCAGGTCAAGGCTCAAGGCCTCTGGGCACTCTTTCTGGATGAGGACCTCGGCGGACCGGGATTCGGGCAGCTCAAACTCGGTCTGATCAACGAAATTCTCGGTCGCTACGGCTCAGCCCCGCAGATCTTCGGCGCCGCGGCACCCGACACCGGCAACATGGAAATGCTGGCGGCCTACGGCACCGAGGAACAGAAGGAACGTTGGCTCACGCCGATGCTGAACCAGGAACTCTGGTCCGCCTATTCCATGACCGAACCCCAGGGCGGCTCGGACCCTCGGCTCTTCAAAACCTTCGCGGAACGTGACGGCGACGAATGGGTCATCAACGGCGAGAAGTGGTTCACAAGCGCCGGGCGCGTAGCCGATATCCTCTTTGTGATGTGCACCAACGGCATGTTTGTCGTCCCCCGCAAAAGTCCGGGCGTCGAAATCATGCCCGAGCCGCGCTCCCACAACCACATCAAGTACACCGACGTTCGGGTTCCGGCGGATCACCTGCTCGGCCCGGAAGACGGTGCACGCGTCCTCGCGCAGCGCCGACTTGGAGGCGGTCGAATCCACCATGCGATGCGTACGATCGCGCAGTGCAAGCTGGCGTTCGACATGATGTGCGAGCGAGCACTCAGCCGAGAGTCACACGGCAAGGTCATCGGCGAGCATCAAATGGTTCAGGAGAAGATCGCCGAGTCCTACGCATCGATTCAAATGCTGCGACTATTCGTTCTCGAGACAGCCTGGAAGATCGACAACTCGAGCACCCAAGAGACTCGGACCGATATCGCCGCGGTAAAATATACAATGGCCAAAGTGCTGCGCGAGGTATCTTTCAACGCGCTTCATATTCTCGGATCATTGGGGACCACCAACCTCACCCCGATCCAGGCGATGTATGCTGCGGCCCCCACCATGGGTATCGCTGACGGTGTCGACGAGGTTCATAAGGCCACAGTCGCTCGCAATGTCCTGAAATCCTACACACCCCATGAGGGCTTTTTCCCAACAGAGTATTTCCCTGCCAAAAGAGAAGCCGCGTGGGAGAAGTACGAGCCCAAATTCGTCGCAGACCCCCAGCTCCGCGAAATGGCCGAGGGTTACGCAAAATATATCGCCTCGCGGACCTGATTTTTCAACGCGGAAAATTTGGCGTCCCGGCAGGTCACAACATGCCCTGCCGGGACGCCTGAATCGTTCGACAGCGATCGCGAACGACGACGGGAGGCCGCTCCAAATGAGTTATGCCGAACACCGAAGAATCATTGATGTCGACAGCCATGTCATCGAACTCGATGACTTTCTGAGCAACGCCGCCACCCCCGAGGATCTCGCGCTGCTGCCAGCCATGTCCGACCAGCAAGACCTGGCAATGTCCGACGAGGGCCTCTCCCGTGGCAAGGAGCTTTTCGCAAAGCGACAGGCAGACCCCCGCGTCATGGCCAAATTCGAGGCGAGCCTAATGCAGGCACGCGGCAATGGTTGGAGTCGCCTCGGCGCCTTCGATCCGCACGAAAGATCGCATGCCCTCGACCTGATGGGCTTCGAGCGCCAATTTATCCTGCCGACATTTTCCTTCCACCAGATCGGCCACTTGCAGGACAACGCCGCGTTGACCGCGGGTGCCCGGGCTCTGAATCGAGCCATGGGCGCCTTTTGCGCCCACGACGAACGACTGTCCGCAATCGGTTACCTGCCCCTTCGGCTGGGCCCTGAGGTCGCCGGCTCGCTTCTGCAGGAAGGCCTCGCCGCCGGCTGCTTTACGTTCATGGTCGATACCAACGAGCCTGATGACGACGCTCGCTCGTTCACGCACCCCGACTTCGATCCGGTCTGGGCCGCATTCGAAGCGGCCGGCCGGCCGTTTGTCGTTCATGTGGCCGTCAATGGCGAGTACGAGGCTGTCTCCAAAAGTTTCCAAAACAACGGCCGCGAACAACTCCAAGTCGCAGGCGATGCACCCTCGTCGCTGATCGGCTTTGTGGCCATCAAGAACAGCGCCGAACTTTTCCTCTCGGCCATGGTGCTCGACGGCGTCTTCGAGCGACATCCGGGGCTCCGAGGCATCTCCATGGAACATGGTGCCTTCTGGGTGCCGTCGTGGCTGCAGGCACTCGACTTCACGGCCAACTCGATGAAGCGCTTTGCACCGATGCCGGAGATGCCTTCCGAGACCGTGAGGCGTCATCTCAAATTCGCTCCCTTCGCCGGCGAGCCGCTGGGGTGGATCATCAAGAATATCGGGCCAGAGATGCTTGTCTTCGCATCAGACTACACACATCCCGAAGGCACCTCGGATCCGATCGGTAAATTCGAGGCCACCATGGGAGATTGCGACCAGGCCGTTTTCGACGCGTTCTATCACGGGAACATGGTCGAGATGCTCGGCCTCGACGAGTAGCCCGCCCGAGAACGCAGTCCTTTCCCGCACTCGATCCCTCGCGGACCGGGGAGCGCACAGAAAAAGAGATCCAGGCTTTGCCGGGGCGCTAAGATTTCCCGGTCAACCAACGCGCGGGTTGCTCTTCGTCGGAGAAGAGCTGCGCTTGCCATCGCTGCATCCCCGACAACCAGCGATCCACGTCAGCCCCCTTGCGCTTCACGTACTCCCCGACATCCGTGTGCGGAAGCACGTGAAATCGTTCTTCGGCAAGCGCCTCCATCACGCTATCGGCCACAGCCTCCGGCTGAAGGACGCCATCGCCGGCAGCCACATCCTTGCTGCCGGCAGCCAACTTGTCGGCGTCCGGACTGTTGAGCTCGATATTGGTCGCAACCGCCTGCGGACAAAGCACCGAGACACGAATCCCCTGATGCCCGTGCGTGATCGCGATCCACTCGGCAAGCCCGACCGCCGCGTGTTTGGTCACCGCATAATGCATGGAGCCAAATTGAGACAGAAGGCCGGCTGCTGATGCCGTGTTCAGTAGATAGCCCTCACCGCGTTTCGCCATCGACGGAATCACCGCGCGCGCCGCATAGAGATGCGCCAGGACGTGGACCTCCCACATCCGCTGCAGATCCTCGACAGGTGCCTCCAATCCGCCGATCGTCACATAGCCTGCGTTGGAGACAAATAGATCGATCGGTCCCTGATCGCGTTCGGTTGCCTCAACCAAGCCCACAATGGCCTGCTCGTCGGTCACATCCACCCCCACGCCAGTCCCGCCAATGCCGGCCGCAACCTCTTGCGCTCCGGATTCGTCAAGGTCCGCGACCACCACATGACGCGCACCTTCGCGATGGAACCTCTCAGCCAGGCTGCGCCCAATCCCGCTGGCGCCACCCGTCACAACCACAACTTTGCCTTCGACTTTCATATTCGCTCTCCCCGATTCGGTTCTCGGCCGCACCCCGAGCCTCGGCGAACCGAGTCGTCGCGGTGATCCGAGTCATCGCGGAACGATCAGGCGATCGCTCCATCCTTGCGCAGTGCGCTGATCTCAACGGGGCTGAACCCGCTTTCCTCCAGAACGGGATCCGTATCGGCCCCGGTCCAGGCCGGTGACGGTCCAGGCTCGCCAGGGGTCCGGTCCAGTCGAGGTGTCGGCACCATCTCGGGCATGGCGGCACCTTCCACGAAGGTGCCGCGCGCCACATGGTGCGGGTGCTCGCGTGCTTCGCTGAAGTTCAGGACCGGCGCAAAACACGCATCGGTCCCCTCCAGCAGTTCGCACCAATGGTCGCGCGTCTGGGTGGCGAAAATACTCGCCATCTTCTCGCGAAGTGCGGCCCATTGCTTCGGGTCGTCGCGGTCGGGCAGCTCGGCTGGGTCCAGGCCGAGCTTTTCCAGCAAGAGCGCGTAGAAATGTCCTTCGATCGGCGCCACGCTGACGTATTTTCCGTCGCTGGTCTCGTAGACATTATAATAAGGCGCGCCGCCGTCGAAAAGATTCGAGCCCATGGCGTCGGTGTGCATGCCGGACTCATGCATCGCGTAAAAAGGTGCAGCCAGAGACATCACCCCGTCGATCATGGCTGCATCCACGACCTGCCCCTTGCCGGAGCCCCGCGCTTCCAGCAATGCACAGACCACCCCGTAGGCCAGAGACATCCCGCCGCCCGCAAAGTCACCCACCACCGTCAGCGGCGGCACCGGAGGACCGCCGCGGGGCCCAATCGCCCGCACGACGCCGGTCAGTGATTCGTAGTTCAGAGAATGTCCGGCGGATTGCGCAAGCGGACCCTCCTGCCCCCAGCCCGTCAACCGGCCGTAGACCAACGCCCGGTTGCGCTGCAAAAGCACATCGGGCCCCAGACCGAGCCGCTCGACCACACCGGGACGAAAGGATTCCAGAAAGATTTCAGCTCCTTCGACAAGACGACAAACCACCTCGACACCCTGCGCACTCTTGAGGTCGACGGCAATCGACCGACGACCGCGGTCCCAGAAGTTATGAGGGCGAGCCACGGGGTCTGCCGGCACATCCGAGATCCGATCCACCCGAATCACCTCGGCGCCCATATCGCCCAGTTTCAATGTGGCAAACGGCAGAGCCCCCATCCCGGCCAACTCGATGATCTTTACTCCCTGCAGCGGTCCACCCATGAGACACTCCTTTTATTTCCCGCGGGACAGCTCCAAAAGCCCCGACCCTTCCCTTAGAGCAAATCTGGAGAAAACGACCAACCCCGCATCCATCGCAAATCCGCGAACGAACACCCGGCAAAACACGCCATCGAGCCATTTGTGCCCGGCGCGCGCACCGCACCGGTATCCTTCAGGAAGTCGGAGCCCGTCGAACAACGCCATCCGTTTCCACGTGGACCCGGTCCAGACGCAAGGATGCGATCTGCCAATGCCCCGTCTGATCGGCGCGATAGCGTTCCCGGTACCAGCCGAATCCGTGAATACAGGCACCGCCCTGGTCCTCGGGAAACCACAACCGGTCCTCCATGGCCCAGACGCCCGATGCGCGATCCGGTTCGGTAATATCGATCTCATGGGTATGCCCGTGATGAACGGTGCGCACGCCGGCGAGAATCGGCGCCAGAAAGGCGCAGAAGGCAGCGCCGCCTTCGAGCAAGGGCGCCCCGTCCGCAGTCGTGTCGATCGATGCGTCGAGGGTGAATAGTTGCTCCATCATAGGCCAATCCTGCCCATCAAGCGCCCTGAAATACCGGGCCTTGAGATGCCGGATAGCCTCGATCGCCACAAGATCGTCCAACGTCATTTCGTTCACCCCTTCGCCGCTGCAGGGGATCATTTTGGCGGCCTCCGCGCAAAGGACCATGAATCGGCCCGCCCTTGGAGTCGGGGTGCTCCATTGACGGTCCCCCAGCCTTCCGGCAACAATAGACCGTGAGCCGAGCCAACCCAGCGATGCGAAGTATGATTTTGGGAGCGACCATCGCACTTACCCTGTGCGGCGGCATCTCGTCCGGCGCTGCCGAGGTGGCCGAGGTGGCCGGCGGAACCGCGGTCCGCAATCCCCACGGGGCAAACCTTGCAGCCGCTGCAGCCGGTGCGATCGCGAAGTCCGAGTCCCTCTTTCCGCTCGAGTCTGCGGGCGTGCCAATCGAGCCGGGCGTGCAGCTTCTCTACCCGGCTGATCAGACTCTTTTTCCACCCGATATCGTCTCCCCGACGTTCCTGTGGCGCCCTGGATTTCCGACAAAAGGCCCCTGGGAGGTCACGGTGATCGACGATTCCGGGCGCCCCTTCGTGCGCGAGCGTACCGAGCATCCGAAGTGGCTTCCTGAAAGAGATCTCTGGAATGAGATCAAGCGGGTCAGCACCGGACAGAACGTCGAAGTGCGCGTCCGTAATCTCGGATCCGGCAGCGGCGAGGATTCCGCAACGGAGACTGCGGCCACATCGTCGACGATCAGAATCAGCACATCGACCGACCCCGTCGGGGATTCGCTTTTCTACCGCGAAGTCCCTCTGCCCTTCTTGAAGGCAGTTCAGGATCCGTCCAAAATCCGTTGGCGCTACGGCACAATCGACATGGAAGATGGCCCGCCGATCGTTCTGGAAAATCTGCCGGTTTGCGGCAATTGCCATTCCTTCGCCGACAATGGCTCGGTGCTGGGACTCGACGTCGACTATGGCAACGACAAGGGCGGTTACGGCTTGCTGCCGGTGTCCTCCCATATGGTGATGGACGACGAAAGCATCATCTCCTGGTCGGACTACAAACGCGACGATGGTGAGCTGACTTTCGGATTGCTCTCGCGCGTTTCGCCCACCGGGCGCTATGTGATCAGTACGGTGAAAGACCGCTCGGTCTTCGTCGCTCGCGACGAGCTCATGATCTCCCAGCTCTTTTTCCCCATCAAGGGCATTCTTGTCGTGCACGACCGCGAGACGGGCAAGTTTTTTGCCCTGCCGGGCGCCGATGACCCGCGCTACGTGCAGACCAATCCGGTCTGGAGTCCTGACGGGAAAGAGATCCTCTTCGCCCGTACCGAGGCCCATCCTGACGACAAACTCGATCGCCCCAAGGCAGCTCTGCTGGATTTCAGCGATGTGCGCGAGTTCACCCGGGACGGCGAACCCTTCCGATACGACCTCTACCGAATCCCCTTCAACGCAGGAGAAGGCGGCACGCCCCTCCCGGTCGAAGGCGCGTCCGCCAACGGGATGAGCAACTACTTCCCGAAGTACTCACCGGACGGGAAATGGATCGTCTTCACCCAGTCCCGGGACTATATGCTGCTGCGGCCGGACAGCGAACTTTTCATCATACCGGCAGCCGGAGGACCGGCACGACGGTTGCGGTACAACACGGACCGCATGAACTCGTGGCATAGCTGGTCGTCGAACAGTCGTTGGCTGGTATTTTCGTCCAAACAAAACGGGCCCTACACCCAGATGTGGCTCACGCATATTGACGCCGAAGGCAACGATACGCCGCCGGTGGTGCTGGACCGCTTCACGGACAGCGATCGAGCCGCCAACATTCCCGAGTTCGTCAATCTTCCCGGCGATGCGATCGCGGAGATTCGCGAAGAGTTCCTCGACCCGTACTCCTTTCTTCGTGCGGGTACGGCAAACGAGCGCACCGGCGACTACGTCGGCGCCGAACGAGCCTTTCGACGCGGGCTCGGGATCGCCCCCGAAGACCCCGACCTGCGCAACTCGCTGGGTTGGACCCTTTTCCAGACCGAGCGAACGCCAGAGGCGCTTATCGAGTACCGACGAGCCCTCAAGGCGGATCCCGACCACTCTCGCGCCCACAATAACCTGGCGCTCGCGCTTTTGGAGTTGGGGAACTTCACGGAGGCACTACGGCACCTGCAGCAATCGGCTCAGCTGGAGCCCCGCTGCGAGGTTTTCGCTGACCTCGGGCTGCTTCAGGACCAGCTCGGGCGAGAGGATCTGGCCCGGGAAAGCTACGAGAAGGCTTTTGCTCTCGGCGACATCTGTCCGCAACCCCGCATGAATCTAGCCTCGATGCTCATGGAGGACGGCGCGTACGAAGAGGCGGTGGTCCACTACCGAAAGGCTGTTGCCATCAAGCCCGGGGCTCAGGCCTATACCGGCTTGGGATTTGCTCTCGACCAACTTGGGCAGTCCGACGAAGCAACAGCCGCTCATGAGAGCGCGGTCGCACTCGACCCCCAACTCGAGCAGGCACATCGGAATCTTGCACTGAACCATGCGCGAAAAAATCAGCTGGAGAAGGCCGTCGTTTCCTACCAGCGAGCCATCGCCTTGAACCCGCGGGTCTCGACCTATTATTCGCTCGCGGGAGTCCTGCGCGCACTCGGACGCGAAAAAGAGGCCGAGATCGAGTACGACAACGCCCGAGCCCTCTCGAAACGACAACCACAAGCCTCTTAGAGTCCAATCAAAAGCCCCGAATAATCGAGCACCCCCAAGCAAATCGCAGTTGCTTTCGGCACCCGATGATGTCACATTTTGAGAATGATGATGCGGATGTTGGCGCTTGTGACGGTTCTCCTTTTTTCCAGTAGCTGCGGTGACAGCGACGGTGGTGGTAATACCATCACCGTGAACCCGGGCGAGTCCCTGCAGGAAGCTGTCGATGCCGCGCCTGCAGGCAGTCGGATTCTGGTGAATCCGGGTACCTACGTAGCGTCGCACAACGGCCAGGCTGCGGTTCTGATCGAGAAATCCCTGCACCTGATCGCCAATGTGGTCGACGGCGAGACGGCGATTATCGTCCCCGGCCCCGGCAACACCGAAGGCATTCTGGTTCAGGGCACCGAAGACGCATTCGTCGAAGATGTCGTCATCCGCAATTTCAGCATTCAGGGTTTTGAGGAGAACGGAATCTGGACCCGTTACGTGGATGGATTCGAGATCACGGACAACGATGTTGGCGACAGCGACCATGTCGGAATTTACCCGACGCTCTCGGCTAACGGTCTCGTGCGTGACAATATCGCGTACGGCGGCACCGACAGTGCACTCTGGGTGACAGGGGCCGAAGATATTCGCGTCATCAACAACACCGTGCATACCTCGCCCACGGGCCTCGAAGTCACTGTTTCGGAACGCATCGAGATGGTCGAGAACGTCGCCTACAACAACGTCGTCGGGATCGGTCTCTACCACGATAACGACGCAGGCATTAACCCCGAGGACGGATTGGGGTACCAGGGATTGACCGGTCTGGTCGCCCGCAACAACGTCTACAACAACAATCTGCAGAACCCGGCGACCGGCGGCGTCGTTGCCGACCTGCCCACCGGCCTCGGCATTCTGGTTCTTGGAAATGATGGGGCCGATATTCAGGACAATACCGTAACCGACAACGGGTTTGCCGGGCTGGTTCTGATCGACTGGTGTCTGGCCACCGAGCGCGAAGATGACGACTGCAAACCCGACGACGTTCGGATCGTCGGAAATACGGTGACGGGCAACGGCACCAATCCGCCCGAGCACCCCTTCGCCGGGCTCGCCAGTGACGTCATCGTGCTCAGTGCCGGCGAGCGCAATTGCATGGCCGACAATACCTATGGGACGACGCTCACCCCGGCCGAGGTTGATGCGATCACCGAACCAAGCTGCCCGCCGGTGGGTGGGTAACCAGCGCAAAACCAAGGCCCTGCGATTCAAGGAATTGCACCGCAGGCACCACTGAGGTCCGGGAACAAAGGCAAGCTGGTTCGATCGCGTTGGGCGAATGCGCAGCGCCGTCGTCGCGAGGCGACGGGGGAAGACTAGCAAGCGCCATGAGGCGGGGCTGAAAAAACCGACTCCCCCGAGACCTCTCGCCGGTAAGTGGTGCGATCCGCGGTCGCGGCCTGGGCCAAGCCCGATCCGATGAGCCACGGTATAGGCGGGTCGACAACCCGAGTGGACCGGAGACGTGCGCCGGATTGTACACCCGAGTTGCTTCAGTCTAAGCTCGGCGGATGGTCCGATTACCGCCTGCAGGGTTCGCCATATTGCTCACATTACTTGCCGCTTGCGGTGACTCAGGCCAGAGCCGCCCGCCTGTCTATGATTTCACACCGGCGGATGAGGTCATCGAGAACTTCCTCGAGGAAACGCCGAGGCTCGAGGGGGCCAATCTCATTATCGTGCATCGTGACCACGGTATCCTTCATCACAGTAGTTATGGCGGGTTCGATCGAGACCGGATCTCGCTGGTTGCGTCGTCTTCCAAAAGCGTGACGGCCGCGGTCCTGATGGCCCTCGAGGACCAGGGCCTCCTCGATACGAACGAACCCATTCAAGACTATTTGGGGTGGGAAGGCATCTACCCGGACGTATCCGTAGTCCAGCTCCTCTCCAACAGCTCCGGACTCGTCGGACTGGGTCCGAACGTCGCCTATGCCCCCTACCTGTGCCAATTCCTGTGGTGGCTGGATCTGGCTTCGTGCGGCGAACAGATCTTCACCTCACCCGAATCAGCACCTGATGTCCTGCCCCCGGACACCGTCTATCGCTACGGTGGCGGCCAGTGGCAAGTTGCCGGCGCAGTGGCCGAAACTGTCAGCGGGCAAAGCTGGGCTGAGCTGTTCGAGGAAATTTTGATCGATCCCTGCGGGCTCGAAAATTCCGGCTACAACAATCACTATGTGCAGTTCTCCGGCGACGATTCGGTTGCTTACCCTCGTGATTTCCTGGCAAATCCGGACAACCTGTCGCCGACCGAAAATCCCAACATGGAAGGTGGGCTGTGGACGACCACTCGTGACTACGGGGAGTTGCTATTGATGCAATTACGTGGCGGGACCTGTGGCGAGAATCGCGTCCTGTCGCAGGAGTCTGTCAACAAGATGCTCTCCAACAGAATCTACGATGCCTACGGAGGCAACACAGGCGGAAGTGGGGGCTACGGATTGGGCTGGTGGACCTGGCCCCAACCCAGCGACGTCCGCTCGGACCCGGGTGCCTATGGATCCTATCCATGGATCGATCGAGAAAGGGGCTACGCGGCATTTTTGATTATCGAGGATCGTGCCAACACGGGCGCTCAGATCGCAGAAGGCCTGATCCCGGCAGTACAGTTCGCCATCGAAAACCCGGAGTAAAGCGGGTAGCGCACGCAATCCCCGTCAATACCGGCAACCTGCCATAAACCGATCAGCTTTCGGAGACTAAAACTGGCTCAGCTTCCAAGGTACGCCGAAAACATGGCTTGCCGGCACTTGCGATGCTGGCCGACTCCGCGATGATTGAAAGGTGCCCGAGGGACCTGAAACCAGACGTGCAGCCGACAGATTGGCGCGGGTCCTTGTTACAGATCAAACCGTGGAGCTCAACTTCCCTCACCCGAATCTAACGCCGTGGCGCGACGAGCTGGCCCAGAGCCGGATCCTCGAGGTGACCAGCCGGGGCAAAGCCCTCCTGATTCGCTTCGAGAACGGGCTGACTTTTTACAGCCACAGCCAGCTATACGGCCGTTGGACCGTGCAGCGCCGCGACAGGGTATTCAAAACCGGGCGAAGCCTCCGAGCCGAGTTCCTGACCCCCACCCACACGGCACGTCTCTGGTCGGCTACCGAAGTTCGTGTCCTCTCCCCGGGAGAGGAAGCTACCGACCCTTTCCTCAGCAAATTGGGCCCCGACGTTCTCGATACGTCCAGCACGCCCCGGCGCTTACTCGCGCAGCTCGATAAACACGCCCGAAAGTCAGGCGCGCATATGATGCTGGATCAAAGTGTTTTCGCGGGATTGGGTAACTACCTGCGTTCCGAGATCCTGTTTGAAGCCGGCGTGTATCCAGACGACCGACCCATCGACCTCGAGCCCGAACAAAGACTAAAATGGGCGCAGGCGATCCGCCGTGTCACTCGCCGGGCCTACCGAGAGGCAGGCGTCACCGTGCCAGCCGCAGTCGCGAAGCAAGGGAAATCAGCTGGCGAACCCCGGCGCACCTGGAGGCATTGGGTATTTTGCCGCAACGACAAAGCTTGCCGGGTATGCAACACAACGATCGAGAGGCGGCGTTATGGGGGCCGGCGCCTCGACTTCTGTCCGACCTGCCAACCCGCCCGGCGATTAGCCGACAAAAAAACCAAATCCGGAAAACCGCGGAGGGCGAATTGAGAACACTCGCCCTGATCCTCGGTGATCAGCTCGACCCTCGCTACCTTGAGGCACTCGAATTGAAGCGAGACCGAGACTGTCTCCTCATGGTCGAAAGCCGACCTTCCTCGGAGCAACCTGCGAGCCATATCCAACGGTCCGCCCTATTCCTCTCGGCCATGCGTCATTATGCTCGCGACCGCATCAAGGAGGGCTGGAGCGTGATCTACCGCGACCTGAGGCATCCGGCGGCCCACGGTTCGATCACAGCCGCCATTCCGGATGCAATATCCGAAAGCGGAGCCAACGCTGTCGCCAGTATCCAGCCGGGATCCTGGGCGACCTTGCGTTCCCTCGAGGCAGCGTGCGGCAAGGCTGGCATACCCCTCCGAATCGAGGATGACTCCCATTTCCTCTCTACCCCCGAAGAGTTCGAGAGCTGGGCCGAGGGAAGAAAAACTTTGGTCATGGAGTATTTCTATCGAGAGCAACGCCGGCGGCATGACGTCCTTGTCGATGAAAACGGAAAACCCGAAGGAGGGAGCTGGAATTTCGACAAGGAAAATCGCAAAAATTTTCGCTCGGCCCCCGAGGTTGCTCCGCGCCTGCGTTTTCGACCCGACAAGATCACCAAGGAGGTCCTCGGCGACCTGGGCGAGTTGTTGCCCGAGCTGCCGGGCTCTGCAGCAAACTTCTGCTGGCCGGTCACGAGGCGTCAGTCACTGCGCCTTCTGGACGATTTTGTGAACCATCACCTGGCTTCTTTTGGCGATTATCAGGACGCCATGTGGAGCGGTGAGGATACCCTGCACCACTCGCTGCTTGCCGCGGCCCTCAATCTCAAATTGCTCGACCCGCGTGAGGTGATCGCCGCCGCCATCGAGGCCTGGAAGATCGGTTCAGCACCCCTGAATGCGGTTGAGGGATTCGTGCGACAAATACTCGGATGGCGCGAATTCATTCGTGGAATCTACTTTTTTGCCGGCGAGGATTACTCCCAACTGAATGCAATGCAGGAGACCGGAGCGCTGCCTGAATTTTACTGGGACGCGAATACGGATATGGCTTGCCTTGCCGATGCGCTGCGTAGCGTTCACGACAATGCCTACGGCCACCACATCGAACGGCTGATGGTCACAGGCAATTTTGCGATGATGGCCGGGGTCGAGCCGCAACAAGTTCTCGACTGGTATCTCGGCATGTACGCCGATGCTGTGGAGTGGGTCACCACGCCCAACACCATCGGTATGGCCCTTCATGCAGACGGAGGACTGGTCGGCAGCAAGCCCTACGCGGCCAGTGGCCGCTATATCCACCGAATGAGCAATCATTGCAGCGGTTGCCGTTACGACCCCAAGGCACGTCAGGGCGAGGACGCCTGCCCATTCACCGTGTTCTTTTGGGACTTTCTCGCCAGACATGAAGGCAACTTCCGCAAAAACCCCCGCATGTCGATGATGCTTCGGAACCTCGACCGGATCGAACCGGCAGAAATCGAGGGAATACGTACCCAGGCCCGCACGCTGAGAACACGCTTCGGGGTCGCATAGCTGGCCGTTTTGGTGCTCC includes these proteins:
- a CDS encoding amidohydrolase family protein is translated as MSYAEHRRIIDVDSHVIELDDFLSNAATPEDLALLPAMSDQQDLAMSDEGLSRGKELFAKRQADPRVMAKFEASLMQARGNGWSRLGAFDPHERSHALDLMGFERQFILPTFSFHQIGHLQDNAALTAGARALNRAMGAFCAHDERLSAIGYLPLRLGPEVAGSLLQEGLAAGCFTFMVDTNEPDDDARSFTHPDFDPVWAAFEAAGRPFVVHVAVNGEYEAVSKSFQNNGREQLQVAGDAPSSLIGFVAIKNSAELFLSAMVLDGVFERHPGLRGISMEHGAFWVPSWLQALDFTANSMKRFAPMPEMPSETVRRHLKFAPFAGEPLGWIIKNIGPEMLVFASDYTHPEGTSDPIGKFEATMGDCDQAVFDAFYHGNMVEMLGLDE
- a CDS encoding acyl-CoA dehydrogenase family protein, coding for MAWDFSTDPEFQEKLDWVAKFCREEIEPLDLIFPYAVRSKDPKIKALVKPLQDQVKAQGLWALFLDEDLGGPGFGQLKLGLINEILGRYGSAPQIFGAAAPDTGNMEMLAAYGTEEQKERWLTPMLNQELWSAYSMTEPQGGSDPRLFKTFAERDGDEWVINGEKWFTSAGRVADILFVMCTNGMFVVPRKSPGVEIMPEPRSHNHIKYTDVRVPADHLLGPEDGARVLAQRRLGGGRIHHAMRTIAQCKLAFDMMCERALSRESHGKVIGEHQMVQEKIAESYASIQMLRLFVLETAWKIDNSSTQETRTDIAAVKYTMAKVLREVSFNALHILGSLGTTNLTPIQAMYAAAPTMGIADGVDEVHKATVARNVLKSYTPHEGFFPTEYFPAKREAAWEKYEPKFVADPQLREMAEGYAKYIASRT
- a CDS encoding SDR family NAD(P)-dependent oxidoreductase translates to MKVEGKVVVVTGGASGIGRSLAERFHREGARHVVVADLDESGAQEVAAGIGGTGVGVDVTDEQAIVGLVEATERDQGPIDLFVSNAGYVTIGGLEAPVEDLQRMWEVHVLAHLYAARAVIPSMAKRGEGYLLNTASAAGLLSQFGSMHYAVTKHAAVGLAEWIAITHGHQGIRVSVLCPQAVATNIELNSPDADKLAAGSKDVAAGDGVLQPEAVADSVMEALAEERFHVLPHTDVGEYVKRKGADVDRWLSGMQRWQAQLFSDEEQPARWLTGKS
- a CDS encoding CaiB/BaiF CoA-transferase family protein; its protein translation is MGGPLQGVKIIELAGMGALPFATLKLGDMGAEVIRVDRISDVPADPVARPHNFWDRGRRSIAVDLKSAQGVEVVCRLVEGAEIFLESFRPGVVERLGLGPDVLLQRNRALVYGRLTGWGQEGPLAQSAGHSLNYESLTGVVRAIGPRGGPPVPPLTVVGDFAGGGMSLAYGVVCALLEARGSGKGQVVDAAMIDGVMSLAAPFYAMHESGMHTDAMGSNLFDGGAPYYNVYETSDGKYVSVAPIEGHFYALLLEKLGLDPAELPDRDDPKQWAALREKMASIFATQTRDHWCELLEGTDACFAPVLNFSEAREHPHHVARGTFVEGAAMPEMVPTPRLDRTPGEPGPSPAWTGADTDPVLEESGFSPVEISALRKDGAIA
- a CDS encoding nuclear transport factor 2 family protein; this encodes MTLDDLVAIEAIRHLKARYFRALDGQDWPMMEQLFTLDASIDTTADGAPLLEGGAAFCAFLAPILAGVRTVHHGHTHEIDITEPDRASGVWAMEDRLWFPEDQGGACIHGFGWYRERYRADQTGHWQIASLRLDRVHVETDGVVRRAPTS
- a CDS encoding tetratricopeptide repeat protein; this encodes MRSMILGATIALTLCGGISSGAAEVAEVAGGTAVRNPHGANLAAAAAGAIAKSESLFPLESAGVPIEPGVQLLYPADQTLFPPDIVSPTFLWRPGFPTKGPWEVTVIDDSGRPFVRERTEHPKWLPERDLWNEIKRVSTGQNVEVRVRNLGSGSGEDSATETAATSSTIRISTSTDPVGDSLFYREVPLPFLKAVQDPSKIRWRYGTIDMEDGPPIVLENLPVCGNCHSFADNGSVLGLDVDYGNDKGGYGLLPVSSHMVMDDESIISWSDYKRDDGELTFGLLSRVSPTGRYVISTVKDRSVFVARDELMISQLFFPIKGILVVHDRETGKFFALPGADDPRYVQTNPVWSPDGKEILFARTEAHPDDKLDRPKAALLDFSDVREFTRDGEPFRYDLYRIPFNAGEGGTPLPVEGASANGMSNYFPKYSPDGKWIVFTQSRDYMLLRPDSELFIIPAAGGPARRLRYNTDRMNSWHSWSSNSRWLVFSSKQNGPYTQMWLTHIDAEGNDTPPVVLDRFTDSDRAANIPEFVNLPGDAIAEIREEFLDPYSFLRAGTANERTGDYVGAERAFRRGLGIAPEDPDLRNSLGWTLFQTERTPEALIEYRRALKADPDHSRAHNNLALALLELGNFTEALRHLQQSAQLEPRCEVFADLGLLQDQLGREDLARESYEKAFALGDICPQPRMNLASMLMEDGAYEEAVVHYRKAVAIKPGAQAYTGLGFALDQLGQSDEATAAHESAVALDPQLEQAHRNLALNHARKNQLEKAVVSYQRAIALNPRVSTYYSLAGVLRALGREKEAEIEYDNARALSKRQPQAS